One window from the genome of Gambusia affinis linkage group LG14, SWU_Gaff_1.0, whole genome shotgun sequence encodes:
- the rps18 gene encoding 40S ribosomal protein S18 → MSLVIPEKFQHILRVLNTNIDGRRKIAFAITAIKGVGRRYAHVVLRKADIDLNKRAGELTEEEVERVVTIMQNPRQYKIPDWFLNRQKDVKDGKYSQVLANGLDNKLREDLERLKKIRAHRGLRHFWGLRVRGQHTKTTGRRGRTVGVSKKK, encoded by the exons ATG TCTTTGGTCATCCCTGAGAAGTTCCAGCACATTCTTCGTGTTCTCAACACGAACATTGATGGTAGGAGGAAGATCGCCTTCGCTATTACGGCCATCAAG GGTGTAGGCAGACGCTACGCTCATGTCGTCCTAAGGAAAGCTGACATTGACCTCAACAAGAGGGCTGGAGAGCTCACTGAGGAGGAG gttgAGCGGGTAGTGACTATCATGCAGAACCCTCGTCAGTACAAAATCCCAGACTGGTTCCTTAACAGGCAAAAGGACGTCAAGGATGGCAAATACAGCCAA GTCCTCGCCAACGGTTTGGACAACAAGCTGAGAGAAGATTTGGAGAGACTGAAGAAGATCAGGGCTCATCGTGGTCTCAGACACTTCTGGGG TCTCCGCGTGCGCGGTCAGCACACCAAGACCACCGGCCGTCGTGGTCGCACTGTCGGTGTGTCCAAGAAGAAGTAA
- the LOC122844146 gene encoding E3 ubiquitin-protein ligase RING2-A-like isoform X1: MAAPVNVQTPSKTWELSLYELHRSPQEAIVDGTEVAVSPRSLHSELMCPICLDMLKNTMTTKECLHRFCSDCIVTALRSGNKECPTCRKKLVSRRSLRRDSNFDALISKIYPSRDEYEAHQRTVLERLNRLHNKEALSSSIEEGLRQQARYRSERNHRVKKPTQESDNTTFSGGEDNGDSRSHLSHDSAPSNTPHPRGQTPPEAGPSRKRQRASDDGSGPEADSGSPTPPLRRHKEGPASEIELVFRPHPQLVHGNDYNQTRYVKTTANATVDHLSKYLALRIALEERRTDGPTENRGKEEGGAEGEGETGAASRSGEGTTLSNISEKQYTIYITTRGGQFSTLNGSLTLELVNEKYWKVRKPLELYYAPTKEQQQPQAAQQHQPQQKSPPPQDG, encoded by the exons ATGGCAGCTCCTGTAAATGTCCAGACTCCAAGTAAGACCTGGGAGTTGAGCCTGTATGAACTACACAGGAGCCCTCAG GAGGCCATCGTGGATGGGACTGAAGTGGCTGTGTCTCCTCGCTCGCTGCACAGTGAGCTGATGTGTCCCATCTGCTTGGACATGCTGAAGAACACAATGACCACCAAAGAGTGTCTGCACCGCTTTTGTTCCGACTGTATTGTCACTGCACTGCGATCTGG GAACAAAGAGTGCCCAACCTGCAGGAAGAAACTGGTCTCCCGACGTTCACTGCGCAGAGATTCAAACTTTGACGCGCTTATTTCAAAGATCTACCCGAGTCGTGACGAGTACGAGGCCCATCAGCGCACCGTCCTGGAGAGGCTCAACAGGCTGCACAACAAGGAGGCGCTGAGTTCCAGCATCGAGGAGGGGCTCCGCCAGCAGGCCCGCTACAGGTCCGAGAG GAATCACCGTGTGAAGAAGCCTACTCAAGAGAGCGACAACACCACTTTCAGCGGTGGTGAGGACAACGGTGACTCCCGCTCACACCTGTCCCATGACTCTGCCCCTTCAAACACGCCGCACCCCAGGGGACAAACTCCCCCAGAGGCTGGACCAAGCCGCAAGCGGCAGCGTGCCTCAGATGACGGCTCAGGCCCCGAGGCGGACAGCGGGAGCCCAACTCCTCCCCTGAGGCGCCACAAGGAGGGGCCGGCTTCGGAGATCGAGTTGGTGTTCAGGCCACACCCCCAGCTGGTCCACGGCAACGACTACAACCAGACCAG ATATGTGAAGACAACAGCCAACGCCACTGTGGACCATCTGTCAAAGTACCTCGCTCTGCGCATCGCTCTCGAGGAACGACGGACTGATGGACCGACGGAGAACAGAGGAAAAGAGGAGGGAGGAGCAGAGGGAGAAGGTGAAACTGGAGCAGCGTCAAGGAGTGGAGAAGGGACAACTCTGAGCAACATCAGTGAGAAACAATACACCATCTACATAACAACAAGGGGAGGGCAGTTTTCA ACTCTCAATGGTTCTCTGACACTAGAATTGGTCAACGAGAAATACTGGAAGGTCCGAAAGCCGCTGGAGCTTTATTACGCTCCCAccaaggagcagcagcagcctcaaGCAGCGCAGCAGCATCAGCCGCAGCAGAAATCCCCCCCACCGCAGGATGGATGA
- the LOC122844146 gene encoding E3 ubiquitin-protein ligase RING2-A-like isoform X2: MAAPVNVQTPSKTWELSLYELHRSPQEAIVDGTEVAVSPRSLHSELMCPICLDMLKNTMTTKECLHRFCSDCIVTALRSGNKECPTCRKKLVSRRSLRRDSNFDALISKIYPSRDEYEAHQRTVLERLNRLHNKEALSSSIEEGLRQQARYRNHRVKKPTQESDNTTFSGGEDNGDSRSHLSHDSAPSNTPHPRGQTPPEAGPSRKRQRASDDGSGPEADSGSPTPPLRRHKEGPASEIELVFRPHPQLVHGNDYNQTRYVKTTANATVDHLSKYLALRIALEERRTDGPTENRGKEEGGAEGEGETGAASRSGEGTTLSNISEKQYTIYITTRGGQFSTLNGSLTLELVNEKYWKVRKPLELYYAPTKEQQQPQAAQQHQPQQKSPPPQDG, from the exons ATGGCAGCTCCTGTAAATGTCCAGACTCCAAGTAAGACCTGGGAGTTGAGCCTGTATGAACTACACAGGAGCCCTCAG GAGGCCATCGTGGATGGGACTGAAGTGGCTGTGTCTCCTCGCTCGCTGCACAGTGAGCTGATGTGTCCCATCTGCTTGGACATGCTGAAGAACACAATGACCACCAAAGAGTGTCTGCACCGCTTTTGTTCCGACTGTATTGTCACTGCACTGCGATCTGG GAACAAAGAGTGCCCAACCTGCAGGAAGAAACTGGTCTCCCGACGTTCACTGCGCAGAGATTCAAACTTTGACGCGCTTATTTCAAAGATCTACCCGAGTCGTGACGAGTACGAGGCCCATCAGCGCACCGTCCTGGAGAGGCTCAACAGGCTGCACAACAAGGAGGCGCTGAGTTCCAGCATCGAGGAGGGGCTCCGCCAGCAGGCCCGCTACAG GAATCACCGTGTGAAGAAGCCTACTCAAGAGAGCGACAACACCACTTTCAGCGGTGGTGAGGACAACGGTGACTCCCGCTCACACCTGTCCCATGACTCTGCCCCTTCAAACACGCCGCACCCCAGGGGACAAACTCCCCCAGAGGCTGGACCAAGCCGCAAGCGGCAGCGTGCCTCAGATGACGGCTCAGGCCCCGAGGCGGACAGCGGGAGCCCAACTCCTCCCCTGAGGCGCCACAAGGAGGGGCCGGCTTCGGAGATCGAGTTGGTGTTCAGGCCACACCCCCAGCTGGTCCACGGCAACGACTACAACCAGACCAG ATATGTGAAGACAACAGCCAACGCCACTGTGGACCATCTGTCAAAGTACCTCGCTCTGCGCATCGCTCTCGAGGAACGACGGACTGATGGACCGACGGAGAACAGAGGAAAAGAGGAGGGAGGAGCAGAGGGAGAAGGTGAAACTGGAGCAGCGTCAAGGAGTGGAGAAGGGACAACTCTGAGCAACATCAGTGAGAAACAATACACCATCTACATAACAACAAGGGGAGGGCAGTTTTCA ACTCTCAATGGTTCTCTGACACTAGAATTGGTCAACGAGAAATACTGGAAGGTCCGAAAGCCGCTGGAGCTTTATTACGCTCCCAccaaggagcagcagcagcctcaaGCAGCGCAGCAGCATCAGCCGCAGCAGAAATCCCCCCCACCGCAGGATGGATGA